The Gadus morhua chromosome 16, gadMor3.0, whole genome shotgun sequence DNA window cacacacacacacacacacacacacacacacacacacacacacacacacacacacaaccccccccatcTGCAACGCACCCAACCCCACAATTCCTCCGCCTCTCCGATACCTTGAAGGATGGCAGGCCGTCTCGGACCATAATGCATCAGTACCCAGCATGCCCTTGGTCGTTGTTATTTATCGATCAGCACTCTGCTATTAAGACGTTGAGCGGCTGCCCAGGGCGGGTCGGGGAATCCTTCTGGATTCTTGAACACGCAAACCTCGTTCCACCGCCATGTGGGGACCGCTCACTGCTAACCTAGCAGAACCTAGCAGAACAAATGCATGCAATATTAATGTTAACACTAGCAGGACTAgtgtaacaaaaataacatgacTATGAGCTCAAATGACTATgataacaataaaatacatttctatTCAGTtattaatttgataaaaaaaatacaagttTGTCATTATTTGACATTGGATAAAGGGATGTCTTATAGTATCAAAAATAAACTAGGGGGTAAATGAACAGACTCAACATATGGGCTAATACACATCATAAATATACAGGGGTTATTATCATTAAGGTCATTCGTATTATATAAGAGTTCTCAGACTAGGACGGTGACCTGCAGCCTGCCCTGACCCGATAGTCCGTCTCGGTTTCACCTGAGTTTCTGTCAGTCGTAATGAAACTTCCCCTTGTGATTGAACCGGCGGACAAGCATTCATTGGTCATTAGGGGGGATTTTCCCTGCTGTGTACCTACTCTCTGCTATCGGCTGTCTCGTATCAGCGCTGATGTCATGCAGCCATCCGGTCAGGTAACATCAACACTGTGTTTGTTTAGTTTGTTCAGTGCCGTCGAACCGAAACTCTGCTCCAGCCTGTTTGGATAAGCTGGAGGCAGAGTTTAGagtcagctctctctctgtgatattGTGTTTACACTTGATATGTGCTGTAGAGCCTCTCGCTCCcattctctcgctccctccttctctcattCAATCTCCCGATCTCTCTTattattccctctctctctctctcggcctctctttacccccacctctggtaacccccctccctcgctctctctatttcctagctctttctcattgtctctctccacccagctctctgtgtttctcgttccctctctgtgtgtctgtaggtctgcctgtctgtaggtctccctctcttccctctagcactctgtctgtctctgtataattatctctctctccctccagcgcGGTCTCCTTATATCATCCgtcctgtctctctatctgtctgtctccctctccttccagctctccaggtctctctctctctctctctctctctctctctctctctctctctctctctctctctctctctctctctctctctctctctctctctctctctctctctctctctctctctctctctctctctctctctctctcctctcctcctcctcctctctcctcttcgtTGCTGTCTTCCTCATTCTCCCTCCAAGGGACAGGGCTTTATTTTTGGCCCAGCTATATTCGTCATTGATGCGGTCAGACACAACGAAAATCCCAGATTATTAGGAGACTAATGGCCTAGAATCAAAAACATTAATTATGGAAAATCCATGCACACTATTGCTTTCATAACCATCTCTCCTTACAGTTTTTTGTAAAAGGTGAAATCAGATCCGCCATTATAATTTCCGACGTCCCACATAATGCACGAACTGGAGATTTTAATAAGCAAACCGGATTAATTGTGGTTATTTTCTGTGTGCTGTGTTTATCCAAGGGTGAATCATTAACAGCCAGGCAAGGCTaggaattaataaaataaataaaataacataaaataatacAGACGAGATCGTAAAGCAAAGGCAGAGTGTTCCCCTGTCATTTAAAACGCCTTTGTGCTGCCTGAGGATAGGGTCTGTGTGGGAGGGTGGGTTACTTTGCACACCGGAGAAACACACAGTAGGTGCGCCGAAATCCATCGAGAGGGGGTTGagaggaggggtcagaggtACACGCTTTGCTAGGTGCCGCTGTGGAAACAAAAAACGCAGTTTCACTAGCGTCGGTCGGTGCAGCAACATGGCCGGCACGAAACCCTTCGACAGAATAATCCACCTTCCATCCCAGCGCGGTTGCGAATTGCGCCTAGCTGGAACAGAGCCGCGGCGCTATAAATTTCCCCGATAATCGTTACGTTTTACAGCCCAGCAGATGTTAGCTGAATAAAGGAGTTTCTGTTCGAACAAATGCAACGGGAAAAACAATCCGAGCTTCAAATTCAAACCAGATAGAGCGGGGAAACTGGGAGCAGTGGGTACGAAACCATCTGTTGCAGCCGCCACgttccccccctcccgcccgccTCGCCACGCCACGCTACGCTTTGTTTGGAGCGGGAAAAATGAAGGCAGCGGCCAGCTCGGAACGCCACACTGCTGTTTACCCGCGGGAAGCAAACTGAGACCCTCGGTGACTCACGAAACAGCTAAACAACGAACGGGGGGACCACTTGataccacatgcacacaccagtCCCACTGTGTTCCCAAAGTAGCTCTAACAAAGTACTCTGACTCTAACAAAAACTGGTGGAGGAAGTGGGTTAATAACATTTGCGTTGTTCTCGCTGTATGCAAGGTAGGAGCGCGGACTGCCGTGGATGACAGGTTTGGAATGCGGCCGCTGCCTACTCGTTAATTGAAGTGTTCCGTTAATGGAAGCCACCGGCGCGGTTCAAACGGCTTTCACTCATCACTCGTCTCGCGGCTGTCGGTAATAGCATTAGGGCTGTCTCTGGGAGATTGTGTCCATTGTGTTGGGGCCGTCAAGAAAAGCAGCGCGAGGAGatagtgaggagagagagagagggagagagacgcaggCCTACACTGATACATTATGCTGCACAATGCTGTGTGCGTAAGTTCTCGTGTGTGTCTCAGGGTTGAATGTGCatacagtatgtgtgcatgcgtttcaGTTTCTTAGCGCATCCCTCTGGATATGAGTGTGATTCTGCGAGTGTAGTGTGTGCAATTTGATGCAAGTGTATGCCTGCCTCTTTTGAGTgcatgtgggtgtttgtgtgtgtgtgtgtgtgtgtttgttgcaatgtgtgtatgtgtgctagtATAGTATATGCATCAGTACGTCAGTGCTATGTGTGTGCCCACAACAAGCGTGTATGCATCGCTGCATGCATGAACAACATCCCTCCCCCCTATACCCTCGCCCTCTCaccacccgtgtgtgtgtggttgtgtgtgtgtgtgtgtgtgtgtgtggtaatcgAGAAGTGGGGGCTTGCGTCCTCCTCAGCGTGGGAACCAGCAGAACATTAAACAGCCATTATCCTTCGGCTCAATCCACACCAGATTTATCCCCGAGCCCACTTAAGCAACAGCCCAACACCATCACCGTCTTACACACGTTCagacactccaacacactcccccccccccccccccgacccaatAGTCTACCACTCAGGGCGCACAGGTTGGTAGAGTGATCGTCTCATCGTACATAGGTATTGTTTAGAACGCTGCATCCAGGAGGTTCAGGGCTGCATGTGTGACCCTGTCCTCCTGTGGGAACATGCTGCAGAGGTGTGCTCACCGCTCGCTCTGCCTTTGGAGAGCCGCAGGAGACAAGAAGCTGGTTGGCTCCTGGCCAGTGACATTATGATAAGGCTGTATGCCTGTAAATGTGTCAACTTGAGTTAAGGCTTTATTTCTACATCAGAATCAGATGCTCAATTAGAGGCAATGACGTCAAATAAGTTGAGATTTTCTTTAGCAATTGAGGACGGGAGATGTGGGCTTCAAAGCAGTACATTAAAGGAAAGCAGAAGAGGAAAGTACTTGCGTAATGAACCTTTTCAAAAAGATGgaaataattacaataatattacatttatgGAAGATTACATGGAAATGTATGAATCGCAATGATTCATAGAAATACAATGTTATGTTGTAGTTCTACACATGCTGAACTCAAACAGTTCTCCATACATGCTTTCAAAATACAAGGCTACATTTACCACTGCCACAATCAATATTTAGCTCCAAGAGGGCCGAGAGGGGACACATAGGTTCATAAATGTCATCACGCTTGTGTTTGGCGTTAGTGGATGATTGACTCCTATTGATTCCTTATCGGTATCTGGTGTGTCTGCTCGGTTTCGATGTTGATCAAACACTAACTACAACactgtctgggagggggggaagattACAGCGCCATGTTAAAGGTCCCTGGGAGACAACACATACCCATCCGCTGCGTCCATCATCATAACGATGATAGTAATAATAAAGGTGATATTCAGCATGTGTTTTATAGCAGAGGGGTTATTTGAGCTGCTGCCTAATGCGGCGTGCGGCTACCCTCCCCTGCTTAACGCACCGTATGCTAACAGCAGCTAGCACTCGCCTGTCCCTGTACGCTCCGGGTCGTCCGGATGTTCAGcctgctccccccctccccccccgcctcccccttgCGCGTTGCTGTCAGCCCCCAGAGATACAGACGGTACAACAGCTGTTGGTTCTGTCTCGAGAGTCCTCAGCTCACCTGGAGGAGACAGTATCTTCTGGACAGAACATCCTGCACGAAAGCTGCTAGAAAGAACCTTCTAGATAGTTTTTCAGATAGAACCTCCCGGACCGAACGTTCTACAATccctatctttcattttgctcCGCCATTGTGGTGCGTTCACTGCATCTGCTGGGGTGTACCGGTGGTTCTCTTGGAGCAATcctatctttctgtctctttcttttctcactctttcttttcgctctctttcttttcctttctgtctgcatgtccctctgtctttctgtctctctctctgtctctacgtGTCTATCGTCCTCCACTGGTAACCCTGAAGTCTCTGTATGACCTCCAGGTGTATCAATCCATGACCACCCGCCCCAACCCTCCCCTTTCAACCCCCACaggaacacactcacatacccCCAGTCACCTGCGTGTCAGGAGAACAAAGCTACAGCAGCTACAAacaccagcagcagctgctaGCCTCAAGGATTCCACACAATctgacacctctctctctctctctctctctctctctctctctctctctctctctctctctctctctctctctctccccctccctctctccccctcccatccctctttCTCGACTTCTCATTTGCAATGCTCCTCTTTTCCTGAGTGACTCCTCCGGTCTGTAATTACACGTTTGTTGTGGCCCCCTCGTTGCCGGTAGGGGCCCCTCGAGGGAGCCACTCGTAGCCCTCCCTGTAGGGCCAAggcggggggggctgggggggtcagcAGAATCTGTGGTGACGGTGTAATTGTGCCAATGCTCCAAAAGGTCTTCCTTTGCGTGGGTGGCGtttgtttggtttatttatattaacaagaggagtgaggaggaggaggaggaagggaggggaggggagaggagtcttgatggaggaggggggagggagcaatgatggggaacaggaggaggggagggaggaggaggggggagaggaggaggaaggaagggaggggagaggagctgtgatggaggaggggggagggagcaaTGATGAGGAacaggaggtggggaggggggagaggaggaggaggaaaataaTGGTGGCGGACGAGGTGGAAGCGGGAGGGAAGCGGGGAGAGATCTAGCCGTTGTGACAGCCAGCCACGGCTGgtattgtttttgtgttttccgGGGAGTAATATCTGGCCACGGGTGCATCTATCCCATCCCTCGCCGTCtctcttctacttcttctactCCGCCCTCCCGCTTGGTTTTGATTTAAGATTAAACCATAACTGCGGTTGTCGTGCAGCAAATTGCGAGACCGGTGGCGGAGagaaaaaatacaatacaaaaggAGAAGAAGCGTCAGCCACCACAGCGGCGCAGCTGCTGCCTGAGGTAATCCGGCCACGTTAACGCGAGAGCAGAGCCCCCCTGCTGAGCACACGGACGCAGGTGGCtccagggtgggggggtaggggggggggggggggggggtcagtgtggggggggggcggcgctgAATCAGGCAACCCATCCTTCCTGTCAGAGCGTGTTAGAGAATCAATCTGTCATCCCCGAGACGCGAGAAGTTTGACGGCCACCTAGACACAAGAGCGGGGGTTACTCGGtgcgggtggggtgggggtggggggggggttggggagcaGCGCTCAGGACGCTGAAAAGGTTGTCATAGCCGTTGTTTTTTTCCCACCGCGTTTACTGTTGACagcggtgggggggtgggggcagggggggggggccgggagcGAGCCCTTCGCTCGATGCGAAGGTTATAAATTGGCAGGCTGCTGTTGCCCTGCATTACCGCACAGTACTCCCACACTGACAGCTTATGCAGGGgggaaaacaacacacacacacacacctgtatgaggggaggggggcggacAGAGCAGGCCCACGGGTTCCAGAGCAGCTTGGTTTTGGTGCAGAGCCAGTCGGAGGCAGCTGGCTGCTAAATGTATGCAATACAAGATAAGGAAACGTATGATAAAGATAAACGCTATTAATCCCGGATGGGAAATTAGGGTCTTATGAAATGCAGGTAAGCTTTTGCCTGCGCTCCTCGTAGGCCGCGAGCGCCGTTGTGTTTAATGTTACATTTCAGTGTTTGGTTATTGCTGTAGATTGGAGTATCCACAGTGCTGCAGATTGAGATCATAGATGCTTCCTCTCCAACCGTCGTAAAGACAGAGTTTTATCCGTTCGCCTTCTTGATAATCCCTCACTTTCAGCCAGGCCCTGCTGATAgagatgctacacacacacacacacacacacacacacacacacacacacacacacactgcggtgcacacacacgcacacacacacacactcgctggaGGCCAGTGCTTATTTCCTCCCCGTGTTTATGGACTGATCCCCTCACTGGTTTTATGAGTCCTCCGTGGCTACTAGAGGGATGTTGGTTCAGTTCCCCGATGGTTTCCTTGCAGAGATAATTACAGTCACTGCCACCTTGGTCGCAAGTGCAACCACAGCAACGGGGTTGTCCGACCGAGACAGGATGTGACGTCATCGTGACTCACCTGCACAGGGGTGATAAATCGTGAGAAGTTAACACTGGAACGACCAGGAAGTAGACAGACATGTTTACTCCCGCcccacccccatctcccccccccccacacacacacaccctctctgtgtgtgtagttttaCACTCAGACTCGTATTATTTACCCCCACCTGTGTTCTGCTGAATGGACCACGTTAATGCTGCACCTCTCCAGTCGACCTAACGCGCTTTTGGTTTAATGCCTCCCATTCACCTAGCAGGCTAACGGACGCACCGGTTTAAGCGCTCACGTGGAGCTCGCTCAAGGACATTTAGGGTGACGAGGGGGAACGCAGGGGATTCGAACCAGTAACCTCTCCGGAGCGGCCATCCCGTGTCTAAGTCGCATTGGGAGCAGCCTATTCGGGGGTAGAGGGAACACTTTGCTTCCGAAGCGCTCGTGCCCTGCGGCATTCGCTCTGGAAAGCGGCTGGTTCCCAAACACTCAGAGACCCATGGGAGagagatgtggggggggggggaccttgaATGAGAGCAGGCGTGTCCCGCACTATCAGGACGATCCGATAGGGTGTAACACCCCTGAGGTAAAACCCTGGAGGCCGATAAGGACACAGAAGGAAACCCTGTAGGCCAATAAGGACACAGGGGCCGGGAGGCTTTACAGCGACGTGCTTAAGCAGAGGTCAGTGTATGCATGAAGGGGCTCCCTAAAGGAGACATTTACAGACGGCCGCCCCTTCTTCTAATTGAcctttatgggggggggggaactcccCGCGGGCCCACGGGCGGACGCGCTGCCCATCCATTGAGTAATTGCGGCGGCTCTTGTGTGGTTAATTCAGTGTGTTGGCCGCACACGGGCCCCactgtgtgttttctttcttaATAGGTGCTCCAGGCGGCCGCTGAAGTATTTGGGACTAAAAAAGTAATTAAAGTCTGAGTAGGGGCAGCCAGGTTGGTgctcaggaggaggagaagaggggaggtcTGGCTCCGGCCCACTGGCCTTGTTCCCCTTCATTAGAGATGCATTGTTTCCTCCGCCCCGCCCTCCTCATCGGAGCCGCACAAAGAGAGGCCTGTGTGGACGTGCCAATTATGTtaataactactactactactactaccacaatGCACTGCTTCCTACCAACTTTACACACTGAGGTGTTCCAACAGGGCTACTGGGGGTGCCTGCCTTGAATACGGGGTGCGcctgtgcgcgcgcgtgtgtgtgtgtgtgtgtgtgtgggtgcgcgtgtgtgtgcgtataaaCGATGGCAGTCAGAGCACGTGCGAGCAGGGACGCTCCGTGCATGTCGGCTCCGTGCACGCCATACCGAGCAGCGCAATTGACTTGTTTACTTTCAGCGCACGGCGTCCTTATCGACTGCCTCGCTCGGCCTTGGATGTCTGTGACTCGCAATTAAATGCTTCTTCTTCtatctttctcctccctcttcttccatctcctccttctccttcctcttcctctccttcttgcTCCAGCGGGCGCGGGCCAGATGGTGCAGATGGACTCTGTGAAGTCGGGCTTCGTGGGCGCCACGGTGGAGCTGAAGTGCATCTTCGTCAACAGCAACCCGCCCGTCAAGATCTCCCAGGTGACCTGGCAGAAGCTGACCAACGGCACCAAGCAGAACCTGGCCATCGCCAACCCCGCGCTGGGCATCTCGGTGCTGGCACCCTTCAAGGAACGCGTGTCCTTCAAGCAGGACCTGAAGAAGACCCCCTCCCTGGAGGACACCACCATCGTGTTCTCCAACCTGCGGCTGTCGGACGACGCCGCCTACATCTGCGAGTACACCACCTTCCCCGCGGGCAACAGGGAGAACATGGTGAACCTCAGCGTGTTCGGTGAGTGAGGCGTCGCTACAGAGTGGTCCCCTTAATGCGGGACATCAGCGAGTGTGGCATGGCTGCCTGTAATGCCCATtattcttttttatcaatgactAACTAGCCATTTCTGTGTTATCAATTGCTTTATTGTCAATGACTGCGTTATAAGTATCGGTTTTATTGATGCCTGATTTCTGATTTATATTGGAACATGCTATTTTCGTAGGGTTGTGGACAATACAATCATGGACGATATTtgaaaatcaatcaatgacCATACAACGATATCCATACCTGTATTATGGACCTGCGATTGACTCGGTTCTCAGAAACGTTCGCCAAATCGTTTAATATTGAATCGTTCTCACTCAATAACAACCGGAGGGAATGAGTTTTCTTCAATTGTGTTTCACTTTTGTCTTTCATTAGTGTTGCATATTCAAATGGAGAACCATAATACACCAAAATATGTTCTTTTGAAAGGTAAACACATCAAAGCTGTTGTGACTGGGGACTCAGAGGCAACACCTTATGCCATCTACGAAACAGAAAGCCGGGTCCTCTTACTTTGTTTTAATTAAACTTGCCAccattttttgtttcatttatttcatctACATTTACTGATTTAACCcaagctttcatccaaagcgactttaaTGCTGAGAGCAATCAAAACatattaataaaaaacagtTGGCTCTACAAAAGAAAATGCTGAAAAGAGTGCCGATTGGCAACAATAGGTTTGTACAAATTCAAAGgatagtatatataataataattataatacatttattttttatggcaCTTTACGAAGTACTCAAGCCACTGAAGTGCAAGAATATAATCGCATTAATAAAAACTGTCAAAAAGCAGCATGGATCACTTAGAATGAATTTGTTcgaattatatattttatatattacacattatatattataagtgGGAGTCAAGTGCAAAATAGTTATGTCAAATATGTCTACATCCTAGCACAGTGCATTCTAAGTTCAACACAAGGACGCCAGCAACAGGACTATTTAATATTTCAGTCCGGTCCGATGTTCtttgaatagagagagagagattcttccAGCCTTTCAGCTTTGAGAGGCTTCTGTGCTCCTCCTCATTAGAGATGTAACCAGACGAGGAGAGTCCAGTTTGTTTCCCATTCCGACCGAGTACTAAGACACGCTCTCTGAGCCATCCCCTCCGCGTCTTGAAGAGCTTCGGTTTCAGAACCGTGGGCTTTGGATCTGAGCCCTGTGTACTCTTTCCCGCACCCCGACCGTGGGTGTCGTCTGCTGTAGCCCCCCTTGCCTCTCCAGAACTCAACCCGGCAACAGACCCGGCTCATATCTAGGGGCCACGCCCGCTTGAGCCTTAACAGCTCCGTCAGACAGAAGTCAAGAGGGCATTTTCTCGAAAACATCTTTTGTGAGGCATCTCAATTAAATCGGAGGTTGGTGTGGTGGGACATATCTTTTATAAATTTGGAAGGGTTTGTTGTGTTGGCTATAGTAGAGAACATAGGTTGTAGTATAGTTTCAAAAATCCTAAGCTAGCTGTAAATCACCGTGCTATGAGTTCCAGATGAAAATTCAACCCTGTTATTACGCTGACATCTTGTCAGTTTAACGTCAGTTTAACGTCAGTTTAGACATGTGTCTTCACTATTTGTCATACCGTATACTAGAAGTAAGCACAATTGCATTAACGGGCAAAAATCGAGTATTTCAACCCTAGATAATTCAATTTGGACCTAAGGGAGCTAGTTTTTCCTTTTGTGCAATCTTAAGCCTGCTTTTTGATGTGCTAGCAGCACTCTGCTAATTGGGAGCACACTGGGTTTGGAAATGGAGGACTGTGCATTTAGGTTGTTGAGTGGTCTCTGCTTCTGTGCGGAGGCGTTAAGCTTTATTTTGATGCGGGTGAAAAAGGCAAAATGGACCTTGATTTGAATCACCACTGAAAGTGTTTTGAAAATCTAAAAATCTAGTTATTTACTTTAATTTGCTTCAAATTACTGTTATCATCAGAAGCAGACCCCCGAAGCTAGGTGAAGTTAAGATGATTATACTCCCGGCATGAAACCTGAATAAATAAGAGAGCATGCAAATGTATAGTTAGATTCAGAGCTGGGGCTGGAATCTAACTATACATTTGCCTCATGCTgttttgaagagagagagctgtgatgTGTTTCGGTGCAGATGTCAACAAACCTTTCAGCCACACTTAAAGGGAGGCACGGCATAAATACGTCCATGTGATTAAGGGGTACCAAGGTAGGGCTTGGCACTAGGCATCAAAAATGAAGTTCCATGAGATCAACTGCAATCCCACCTTTATCGATTTTCTTCTATTCATCAAACCTATTTAAAGGGAGCTGTATACCTTCGCTTTATAAACAACTTTGCGATGTATATTCGCACACTCTCTGACATTATCCCGACAAGATATTTCGGCAGGAGTGTAGCGAACGTATCCCATCTGTGATCTGTGATAAGTCATGCTCAGTTAAGGTTTTCACATCCTCGTCCTTCGTCCATCACTTTTAATGTAAACCTCCTGTTCTAACCTAACCACTCTGCCTCTCCAACCCGACAGCCCGACCCAGGACCAGCCTGGCCCTGACCTCGTCCACCATCGTGGCGCGTGCCTCGAGCCGCAAGACCACCGTGGCCACGTGCATCTCGGCCAACGGGAAGCCCACCAGCGTGATCAAGTGGGACACGCTGCTGAAGGGTGAATTCGACTTCAAGGAGACGACAAACGCCAACGGCACGGTGACGGTGCGCAGCAACTACATGGTGATACCCAGCAGCAAGATGCACAAGATGAAGCTGACGTGCATCGTGAGGTACCGCAACGAGCACATCACCGACAGCGTCGTGCTCAACGTCCAGTGTAAGTCCCTCGCCCTTTCCTCAACTGAAAAGTACCAGAAAAAaaagacctttttttttttttttttcattatttctcGTTGTGTCTTctagtgttgttgtgtttttctgcCGTCTGTCTCCACTGTCTCCACTGCCCGTGAACCGTGAACCGTGAAAACCGTGAAAACAACACGCTACgccactttttttttctccaaattctccattgtttttatcttttatttccGTGTTTTGTTGTGAGCTGTCAGCCGTCAACAGTGTTTTGTGTCGATGCCCGGATAAATATTTAtggttttctcttttctttatttttcgcTCGCTGTTTATATTCTTCGGATAAGACAAAGAAAGGAATCAAACCTGCCATTTATCCGTCCCGATTAAATCCCCCCCTGCAGTGTGAGTCCCGGCTCTCACGGTgggcgttctctctctcacggtgggcgttctctctctcacggtgggcgtgagagagaggtgggccttctctctctcacggtgggcgttctctctctcacggtgggcgttctctctctcacggtgggcgttctctctctcacggtgggcgttctctctctcacggtgggcgttctctctctcacggtgggcgttctctctctcacggtgggcgttctctctctcacggtgggcgtgagagagaggtgggccttctctctctcacggtgggcgttctctctctcacggtgggcgttctctctctcacggtgggcgttctctctctcacggtgggcgttctctctctcacggtgggcgttctctctctcacggtgGGCGTTCTCTCTTTGCAGACGAACCGGAGGTGACCATCGAGGGCTTCGACGGCAACTGGTACCTCAACCGCCAGGACGTCAAGCTGACCTGCAACGCCAACGCCAACCCTCCCGTCACCGTCTACCAATGGAAACTGTGAGTTTGTGGgacgcccgcccccccctctcctataCCTCCTGGTCCCCAGGACTGCAcaaccccccccatcacccccctctGAAACATCGATCGCTGGACAGATATCTTATTGCTATAAGGGATGGTCTCGCTGGTTGGAAAACACACCAGTGAAGCAATTTAATACGAACAGCGTGAACGGAGGAATAGATCCTGTGAGGCCAAACATTtgttcagagagagacagagatagaggggggagggggcagtgggagggagagagagagagagctattgaGCAACATTATCTTCACGGATAAAGAGCACACTAACTCACTGTACTCCCACCTCTGGGGGGGCTTCTCGCAGCTCCTGTTTATTTGTGAAACACGAATGGAGATAAGAAAGAGCTGGCTGCCCCTGCTCCCATTAAAGGCAGAAAaaagcaaccccccccctctctctctctgtgtgttgtctgtggatACCCAACACAAACTGCTCTCTGGGTCTTAGCCTTTGAAGCCCTACCAGCCAGCCGTGTAGGTACAGCCTCAGagctgggggacgggggggggggttactcaCTGAGTGCTACGGCCATGGGCTTTGTGGTGGCCTCG harbors:
- the nectin1b gene encoding nectin 1b isoform X2 produces the protein MAVYVGAWIVLLALCVHSGAGQMVQMDSVKSGFVGATVELKCIFVNSNPPVKISQVTWQKLTNGTKQNLAIANPALGISVLAPFKERVSFKQDLKKTPSLEDTTIVFSNLRLSDDAAYICEYTTFPAGNRENMVNLSVFARPRTSLALTSSTIVARASSRKTTVATCISANGKPTSVIKWDTLLKGEFDFKETTNANGTVTVRSNYMVIPSSKMHKMKLTCIVRYRNEHITDSVVLNVQYEPEVTIEGFDGNWYLNRQDVKLTCNANANPPVTVYQWKLLNGSMPTNVEVKNNSLFFKGPVTYEQAGAYVCEATNNIGRRTGSVEVNITEFPSIPTTRSTNIEAEPHKTGLVIGSVAGGLALLVLLAVLLFVYLRHRQRIFKGDYNTKKHVFGNGYSKAGGVPAHPPLPKNLQYTEDSDDEKKPAQVIGQGGFEGRERDFDGETEDLKRPYFTVDEGESRDYDERTLAFQYDAEAEIADDMISQTDGSVISKKEWYV
- the nectin1b gene encoding nectin 1b isoform X3 — encoded protein: MAVYVGAWIVLLALCVHSGAGQMVQMDSVKSGFVGATVELKCIFVNSNPPVKISQVTWQKLTNGTKQNLAIANPALGISVLAPFKERVSFKQDLKKTPSLEDTTIVFSNLRLSDDAAYICEYTTFPAGNRENMVNLSVFARPRTSLALTSSTIVARASSRKTTVATCISANGKPTSVIKWDTLLKGEFDFKETTNANGTVTVRSNYMVIPSSKMHKMKLTCIVRYRNEHITDSVVLNVQYEPEVTIEGFDGNWYLNRQDVKLTCNANANPPVTVYQWKLLNGSMPTNVEVKNNSLFFKGPVTYEQAGAYVCEATNNIGRRTGSVEVNITEKPMARGPPGGVIGVLGGIVAIGLIIAVAITVVMMHRRQQKTATETDNDLADLPPAHKPAPPPPKKKTCDMKGHLTSEDIQVVHLDKDEEMQKLPLQPPYYDMAPSESTPFTDKMNSGPHRDCDVQYAELDTSALASSVGPRSPAPGGPGDLVEYATIQPSSH
- the nectin1b gene encoding nectin 1b isoform X4, whose translation is MAVYVGAWIVLLALCVHSGAGQMVQMDSVKSGFVGATVELKCIFVNSNPPVKISQVTWQKLTNGTKQNLAIANPALGISVLAPFKERVSFKQDLKKTPSLEDTTIVFSNLRLSDDAAYICEYTTFPAGNRENMVNLSVFARPRTSLALTSSTIVARASSRKTTVATCISANGKPTSVIKWDTLLKGEFDFKETTNANGTVTVRSNYMVIPSSKMHKMKLTCIVRYRNEHITDSVVLNVQYEPEVTIEGFDGNWYLNRQDVKLTCNANANPPVTVYQWKLLNGSMPTNVEVKNNSLFFKGPVTYEQAGAYVCEATNNIGRRTGSVEVNITEKPMARGPPGGVIGVLGGIVAIGLIIAVAITVVMMHRRQQKTATETDNDLADLPPAHKPAPPPPKKKTCDMKGHLTSEDIQVVHLDKDEEMQKLPLQPPYYDMAPSESTPFTDKMNSGPHRDCDVQYAELDTSALASSVGPRSPAPGGPGDLVETVGGAQKTF
- the nectin1b gene encoding nectin 1b isoform X5; translation: MAVYVGAWIVLLALCVHSGAGQMVQMDSVKSGFVGATVELKCIFVNSNPPVKISQVTWQKLTNGTKQNLAIANPALGISVLAPFKERVSFKQDLKKTPSLEDTTIVFSNLRLSDDAAYICEYTTFPAGNRENMVNLSVFARPRTSLALTSSTIVARASSRKTTVATCISANGKPTSVIKWDTLLKGEFDFKETTNANGTVTVRSNYMVIPSSKMHKMKLTCIVRYRNEHITDSVVLNVQYEPEVTIEGFDGNWYLNRQDVKLTCNANANPPVTVYQWKLLNGSMPTNVEVKNNSLFFKGPVTYEQAGAYVCEATNNIGRRTGSVEVNITEKPMARGPPGGVIGVLGGIVAIGLIIAVAITVVMMHRRQQKTATETDNDLIAVAAVVADSSVPQAPEKPGSSSSSSPTRKVDARSSPSSPQTPTTVPCHPSGSSMLLPACNGGLQVTYLSTPL